The Equus asinus isolate D_3611 breed Donkey chromosome 15, EquAss-T2T_v2, whole genome shotgun sequence genome includes a window with the following:
- the FOXA2 gene encoding hepatocyte nuclear factor 3-beta isoform X1 yields MHSASSMLGAVKMEGHEPSDWSSYYAEPEGYSSVSNMNAGLGMNGMNTYMSMSAAAMGSGSGNMSAGSMNMSSYVGAGMSPSLAGMSPGAGAMASMGGSAGAAGVAGMGPHLSPSLSPLGGQAAGAMGGLAPYANMNSMSPMYGQAGLSRARDPKTYRRSYTHAKPPYSYISLITMAIQQSPNKMLTLSEIYQWIMDLFPFYRQNQQRWQNSIRHSLSFNDCFLKVPRSPDKPGKGSFWTLHPDSGNMFENGCYLRRQKRFKCEKQLALKEAAGATGGGKKAASGAQASQGQLGEAAGPGSETPGGAESPHSSSSPCQEHKRGGLGELKATPAATLSPPEPAPSPGQQQQAAAHLLGPPHHPGLPPEAHLKPEHHYAFNHPFSINNLMSSEQQHHHSHHHHQPHKMDLKAYEQVMHYPGYGSPMPGSLAMGPVTNKAGLDASPLAADTSYYQGVYSRPIMNSS; encoded by the coding sequence GGCTACTCCTCGGTGAGCAACATGAACGCCGGCCTGGGGATGAACGGCATGAACACGTACATGAGTATGTCGGCGGCCGCCATGGGCAGCGGCTCGGGCAACATGAGCGCCGGCTCCATGAACATGTCGTCGTACGTGGGCGCGGGCATGAGCCCGTCCCTGGCCGGCATGTCCCCCGGGGCGGGCGCCATGGCCAGCATGGGCGGCTCGGCCGGGGCGGCTGGCGTGGCGGGCATGGGGCCGCACCTGAGTCCGAGCCTGAGCCCGCTCGGGGGGCAGGCGGCCGGGGCCATGGGCGGCCTGGCCCCCTACGCCAACATGAACTCCATGAGCCCCATGTACGGGCAGGCGGGTCTGAGCCGCGCGCGCGACCCCAAGACGTACCGGCGCAGCTACACGCACGCCAAGCCTCCCTACTCGTACATCTCGCTCATCACCATGGCCATCCAGCAGAGCCCCAACAAGATGCTGACGCTGAGCGAGATCTACCAGTGGATCATGGACCTCTTCCCCTTCTACCGGCAGAACCAGCAGCGCTGGCAGAACTCCATCCGCCACTCGCTCTCCTTCAACGACTGCTTCCTCAAGGTGCCCCGTTCGCCCGACAAGCCCGGCAAGGGCTCCTTCTGGACCCTGCATCCCGACTCGGGCAACATGTTTGAGAACGGCTGCTACTTGCGCCGCCAGAAGCGCTTCAAGTGCGAGAAGCAGCTGGCCCTGAAGGAAGCCGCGGGCGCCACGGGCGGTGGCAAGAAGGCGGCCTCGGGGGCCCAGGCCTCGCAGGGTCAGCTCGGGGAGGCCGCCGGGCCGGGTTCCGAGACTCCGGGGGGCGCCGAGTCGCCCCACTCGAGCTCCTCTCCGTGCCAGGAGCACAAGCGAGGAGGCCTCGGGGAGCTGAAGGCGACCCCGGCCGCGACGCTGAGCCCCCCGGAGCCGGCGCCGTCgccggggcagcagcagcaggccgCGGCCCACCTGCTGGGCCCTCCCCATCACCCTGGCCTGCCGCCTGAGGCCCACCTTAAGCCGGAGCACCACTACGCCTTCAACCACCCCTTCTCCATCAACAACCTCATGTCCTCGGAGCAGCAGCACCACcacagccaccaccaccaccagccccaCAAAATGGACCTCAAGGCCTACGAACAGGTGATGCACTACCCGGGCTACGGTTCCCCCATGCCGGGAAGCCTGGCCATGGGCCCGGTCACGAACAAAGCAGGCCTGGACGCCTCGCCCCTGGCCGCAGACACCTCCTACTACCAGGGGGTGTACTCCCGGCCCATTATGAACTCTTCTTAA
- the FOXA2 gene encoding hepatocyte nuclear factor 3-beta isoform X2, translating to MLGAVKMEGHEPSDWSSYYAEPEGYSSVSNMNAGLGMNGMNTYMSMSAAAMGSGSGNMSAGSMNMSSYVGAGMSPSLAGMSPGAGAMASMGGSAGAAGVAGMGPHLSPSLSPLGGQAAGAMGGLAPYANMNSMSPMYGQAGLSRARDPKTYRRSYTHAKPPYSYISLITMAIQQSPNKMLTLSEIYQWIMDLFPFYRQNQQRWQNSIRHSLSFNDCFLKVPRSPDKPGKGSFWTLHPDSGNMFENGCYLRRQKRFKCEKQLALKEAAGATGGGKKAASGAQASQGQLGEAAGPGSETPGGAESPHSSSSPCQEHKRGGLGELKATPAATLSPPEPAPSPGQQQQAAAHLLGPPHHPGLPPEAHLKPEHHYAFNHPFSINNLMSSEQQHHHSHHHHQPHKMDLKAYEQVMHYPGYGSPMPGSLAMGPVTNKAGLDASPLAADTSYYQGVYSRPIMNSS from the coding sequence GGCTACTCCTCGGTGAGCAACATGAACGCCGGCCTGGGGATGAACGGCATGAACACGTACATGAGTATGTCGGCGGCCGCCATGGGCAGCGGCTCGGGCAACATGAGCGCCGGCTCCATGAACATGTCGTCGTACGTGGGCGCGGGCATGAGCCCGTCCCTGGCCGGCATGTCCCCCGGGGCGGGCGCCATGGCCAGCATGGGCGGCTCGGCCGGGGCGGCTGGCGTGGCGGGCATGGGGCCGCACCTGAGTCCGAGCCTGAGCCCGCTCGGGGGGCAGGCGGCCGGGGCCATGGGCGGCCTGGCCCCCTACGCCAACATGAACTCCATGAGCCCCATGTACGGGCAGGCGGGTCTGAGCCGCGCGCGCGACCCCAAGACGTACCGGCGCAGCTACACGCACGCCAAGCCTCCCTACTCGTACATCTCGCTCATCACCATGGCCATCCAGCAGAGCCCCAACAAGATGCTGACGCTGAGCGAGATCTACCAGTGGATCATGGACCTCTTCCCCTTCTACCGGCAGAACCAGCAGCGCTGGCAGAACTCCATCCGCCACTCGCTCTCCTTCAACGACTGCTTCCTCAAGGTGCCCCGTTCGCCCGACAAGCCCGGCAAGGGCTCCTTCTGGACCCTGCATCCCGACTCGGGCAACATGTTTGAGAACGGCTGCTACTTGCGCCGCCAGAAGCGCTTCAAGTGCGAGAAGCAGCTGGCCCTGAAGGAAGCCGCGGGCGCCACGGGCGGTGGCAAGAAGGCGGCCTCGGGGGCCCAGGCCTCGCAGGGTCAGCTCGGGGAGGCCGCCGGGCCGGGTTCCGAGACTCCGGGGGGCGCCGAGTCGCCCCACTCGAGCTCCTCTCCGTGCCAGGAGCACAAGCGAGGAGGCCTCGGGGAGCTGAAGGCGACCCCGGCCGCGACGCTGAGCCCCCCGGAGCCGGCGCCGTCgccggggcagcagcagcaggccgCGGCCCACCTGCTGGGCCCTCCCCATCACCCTGGCCTGCCGCCTGAGGCCCACCTTAAGCCGGAGCACCACTACGCCTTCAACCACCCCTTCTCCATCAACAACCTCATGTCCTCGGAGCAGCAGCACCACcacagccaccaccaccaccagccccaCAAAATGGACCTCAAGGCCTACGAACAGGTGATGCACTACCCGGGCTACGGTTCCCCCATGCCGGGAAGCCTGGCCATGGGCCCGGTCACGAACAAAGCAGGCCTGGACGCCTCGCCCCTGGCCGCAGACACCTCCTACTACCAGGGGGTGTACTCCCGGCCCATTATGAACTCTTCTTAA